TTTGTATTTTGAAATCACCCACATCATGGAGTACTTTATTACATGACAAAATTCAGCATTTGCAGATTACTGAGGCTTCTCTTATCCAACACGTGCAATTACACACTGAAAGCCATCAAATTAAGGTGATGAACACAAAATTAGAATTGAGAGAGGATTTTTAAGGTGCATACAATGGAGTTGGAGATGAGCTCTAGCCGGCGGAGGAGCCGGTGTGTCCTGCCTATCAATAACTTGCTCATGTCAAACATTTGCATAAGGAGATAGAATTAAATAACTAAACATGCATCCTATTCTTAGGATAAAGAGACGGAGCTTCTAATTTCCAGAATGTCACGTTGGTATCTCACTAAGCTGCTAAATATACTATCAAGCTCACTCTAAAGTATTTCTGCGGGTATACTTAATAGTAGTGGAAGACGAATTAAAATATTATTTGTTGTGGCATGGACAACAAAGTGACGAAGGTCCTCCACCCCTAGAACATGGATATACCAAGATTGCAAAAAGTGAAGTATGACATGTTAGTGATACTGATACCCCTAAAGTGCATTAGGTAATAGCATGGATGAGCTGCATACAATGGGCTTGAAACTCTCGAGAAAATAGGTAATAGCATTGGGATACATATAAATATATCAATGGACATGAATGATGTGCAGCACGAGCCCTTGAATGATAACCATAGTGAGTACAAATAATTTCACAGTGTGACAAGATCATACTGGAAAATGACCTCCATCTCTTGTATTCTTTCTCCTGATTAATCGCCATCGTCAACCCAATCAACAAATCGAACAACTCATAACTGGCACAGAGGTCAAGATAGCACAAACATTATTTATGCCAGAATCTTTTCTTTAACAATGCATAGACGTTATAGATCAGCATTCATACAAATAACAACCTGGTAAAGTTTGTGCTAACCGACCGTCTAATTTTCTTATCAACATTTTTTAAATTAATCCAGATTCATATAGATGGTCATTTCTCCGACCAATGGCCATATATATCTTATATTGAATTGAACCAAGTTAAATTACAGCTAAAGCAGACCGATTTTGCAGGGAATAATCACCATTCTaggacgcaaatattcttcgtgaaGCCAAACAATACTTATTGGGAAAGTACAGAAAGCAGAAGAGGATTAAATTTTAACAAAAGGTCACTTGTTTAGTTTATTAAAACTTACAACAATTTTAACATAAGAAGATCAACTCATGTTGAGTTCGCATGCAGGAATACTGCTCTGCAAAATGAAGAGAATATGAATTACTATTGGACCAATGGTACAATTATATCAGATGACAAATAAAATACCACGGAAATTTACAACACGGATAAAGTGAATGACTTTTGCACGATATAGAATTAATTAATTTAGACATGGAGGAATATATTAAAACATCCTTCAATAGCGTCAGTGCAACACTAAGAAGCTGGATTAATAAGAAGGGAAAAAAACGGAAACCACAAGTGTAGCTTGAGCTACACGTGGCTCTTTCTTTATAAAATTGAAAACAACATCTAAAAgttttaaaaaaatctgaaattaaATCTACATCTAGACAATAGTGTGATCTACAAACGTGGAAAATTTCAACTCATGATACCTTATATTCGGAGATGTGCAAAAATGATAAATTCTGAACAGTGTGAGATTTTGAAATCTCAAAATctgttagtttttcatttttgtggAGCCTGGAATATGAGGTATCTGGAGTTCAAATTTTACAGATTAGTAGATCACATCATTTTCTCCATCTAGATTTTTCCTCAGAatttttgaaactttaaaatcTCATTTTTAAATTTTGCAAAAACACAAGCTAGATGTAGCTGGGGCTAAAAAATCCACTCGGGAAAAAAAAGGATAACATAGGGTAGTGTATATCTACGATCTTCAAACACCTAGCAACACGTAAACTGGAACTTACCTGCAAGTTCATATTAAGAACCATCTTAGAATTGTTTGCAAAGAAGAAATATAACTAACTGAACTAAGATCAAGATAGATAAGGCGCACATGGAACAGTCAAATGCATCCAAATAAAGCTAAGATCAGTGAAATCAACTTTCTGACCGCAGGTTCCAAACAATGGTAGTCTGTGCACCGCCGCTCCCCACCTGCCTCCATCCTTGACAAAAAGAATCAGACAATCGAGGGAGGCGGATCTGAGTGGACTTTGCCCATGAACACGCCACCAAAAAGGATCCGTGGCATGCTGCTTGTCAGATCAATCGCTCGAGGCCTAGCAGCCGCCAGGAGCTTGCACGTACCCGAGTTGTATATGGTGGTCGCGTCAGCCATCTTGGGAGCGTCTGCGGCTGCCTTCACCCATCCTCCCCTGGCGCGTGGTCCTCGCCATCGCGGCAGCGGCGATGGCATCGATCGCTGGATCCGGGCATCAGCGTGGTGACGCACGCGAGAGAGGTAGTCGTGCCGGCGGAGGACATCTGTTCCCATGCCAGGCGATCGAGGCGAGAGTAGACCGATTAGATCCGGGTTTTTCTTTCCCTTGTGACAGGACGGGACCGATTGACTTTTGGGCGAGCCAAATGCAGCAGGCGGAACACCAATACGCTGTGACCAGTTAGGAAAGTATAATCCCTGATTTTTTGGGTTTGTGCGGTGATATTTTCAGATCTTACCTTTTCTTGTGGGTGGAATCTGTACGTACACCATCCACCGTGAAAAACTGAACGGTCCGGATTGTTTTAATGACGACcatcaaagtgcgttgagtgtcaaacgaccaactcccatttaatagtaaagatatttgGCATGATAATTGTTGTTTTCTGGTTAAATTTTGTTGTTGCCTATAATTGTAAACAcccaaattaattgttgttgtttTTATTTGAGCAAATTAATTGTTGTTTTTGTTGTTAATTGTTGTAATTATGTTGTAAAGATATTTTTTAGCATTGGAATGTTGTTTCTTGCGTTGGAGTTGTTGTTTTCCTATTAAAATTGTTGTTGACTATTATTGTAAACACCCAAATAAAAAATCTTGGTTTTAGTGTTAATTTTTGTTGTAATCATCTATAAATTTTGATAAAATAGTTGTTGATTTTTGTTGCAACCAAATATGTATCACTTAACTTATTTTTCATAGCCACACATTTTTTTGTTATTGTAATAGTTTGCAGCTTTTGTGGGAATGGATGCGAATTTTATtgtaaaccaacatgtagcaaaaTATTCATTGTTTAAACACTTTATTATAACATTACTTTTAAAAAAATTGTGGAGATTTTATTGTAATAGTAAATACTTTTTGTAAACCGGGTGACAGATTTTTAATGCAATACTTGGTATGACTCGGATCTGTCCTCAGGTTTAAGATCTTGTTGTAAATATAAGAAAATTCGGGCCCAAAGGGATATATGTTTCACTTTAAGGGGATAGGACCGCGGGTTAAGTTTTAAGAAAACAAGGGGCAAAATGTAAATATTACGCCGCGTTTGATTTCAGACGTCAGATCGCGATCGTACAAAGCGGAGAacgacgatttttggggtcaccaTCGGGCGACCGATGCCTAGTGCTTCCCTTTGGTTTTTGCCTATGCTCTGGACACCGTATAGAGAGAGAGGCCTCTGAATCTTTAACCGCCTCCGCGGTTGTACATGCGTATGTTTCATCATTTCCACTACCTAGTGCATCAGCTTAAGGACGTGGCAAATCCCATATCAGATATGGTATTTTTCATGACTTCAAATAAATACTACTATATAGTTAAACTTAAAAAATGTTTTGATTAATTACAGAGTAACATAAGCTGGTCAAATCATCTTCTGTAATAAATTTGCACACATTTGCTGACTAATTCACATATTTGCACAATTTACATAAGAGTATACAAATATCAGATATGATATTTTTCATGACTTCAAATAAATACTACTATATAGTTAAACTTAAAAAATGTTTTGATTAATTACAGAGTAACATAAGCTGGTCAAATCATCTTCTGTAATAAATATGCACACATTTGCTGACTAATTCACATATTTGCACAATTTACATAAGAGTATACAAATTTCGACTTATAAGCTAAAACCCATCACCGTCTAATTACACCGTGGCTTATGTACACAAACTGAAACGGAGCAAAGCCAAGGGTCCAAGAGGACCAAGTGTTCCAGCGGACACGGCCGCGCGCTCGCCTCACGAGTCACGACGGCCTTACCAGCGCCAGTGGCGTCACCTCGGCGAGCGGCGTCGGCATGGGGCTCGGCAGCGGCGACGTCCGGCACACCGGGCACGTGGGCCTCTGCCGGAGCCACTGGTCGACGCACTCGCGGTGGAACAGGTGCCCGCAGTCCGGCAGCATCCGGACCTCGTCGCTGTCCCCGTACCTCTCCAGGCAAACGGCGCAGCACGCAGCCTCCTCCCCTGCGGACTGCCGCTGCTTCTTCCTCGCCTCCCGGTACATCACCGCCGGGTACGCCTCAAGCGTCGCCTCGTCGATGCCGCCGAGCTCGACGTCGTTGTCGTCACGACGGGGCGGCGCCGGCGCTGGAAACGCGCCGGCGGTGGCAACGGGCGTGGACGACGCGCGGGCGCAGAAGTAGACGGCGAACGCGATGGTGGCGACGATGAGGAGGATGCCGATGGAGACGCCCACGCCATAACCGAACCCGCCGATGCCGCTCGACCCGAATAGGTCGGCCGGCGGCGGCGTGCCGGTGCTCATCGCCTTTTATCGAATTGTAGCGTCGTCAACGGTAGCTTTTGCATGTTTAATTCAAGGACCAGCGCAGGTACAAGACGTGGAGAGGCGGCCGGCGACGTGGAATGTTTAGTCAAGGTCAACCTATCGTGGTGAAATTGTTTACGTGTTTTTGGTTGATTGATTGGTGTGGATTGCTTGCTTGTAGAAGCGAATCTTCGCGTACT
This region of Lolium perenne isolate Kyuss_39 chromosome 2, Kyuss_2.0, whole genome shotgun sequence genomic DNA includes:
- the LOC127330254 gene encoding RING-H2 finger protein ATL70, which codes for MSTGTPPPADLFGSSGIGGFGYGVGVSIGILLIVATIAFAVYFCARASSTPVATAGAFPAPAPPRRDDNDVELGGIDEATLEAYPAVMYREARKKQRQSAGEEAACCAVCLERYGDSDEVRMLPDCGHLFHRECVDQWLRQRPTCPVCRTSPLPSPMPTPLAEVTPLALVRPS